The Hydrogenophaga crocea genome contains a region encoding:
- a CDS encoding acyl-CoA dehydrogenase family protein: MNFELSPDDQAFADAVARFARAKLAGGALERAHSPSYPWEVARMLSEQGLFGIAFSQADGGQGGTLMQAVLAIQEVALVCPKSADIVQAGNFGPIRTMVEYATNEQKQRFLPDLLGGRKLISLGMTEPDAGSAVTELRTSATADGDGYLINGSKIFSTHSPEAELFLVYVRFGPGLENIGSVLIEKGTPGFTVGKPASFMNGEQWSQLYFENARVPASNLLLGPGGFKKQIAGFNVERLGNASRSLALGRHSFNIAREHALNRKQFGRPLCEFQGLQWKFADMHMRLEQAQLLLYKAAMEGEHDLPSAQSTAMAKLACNEAGWFVANEALQVMGGMGFSQESIVEYCVRRIRGWMIAGGSIEMLKNRIAEGVFERSFPQRAPKVG; encoded by the coding sequence ATGAACTTCGAACTCAGCCCGGATGACCAAGCATTTGCCGACGCCGTCGCCCGCTTCGCTCGTGCCAAGCTGGCCGGCGGTGCGCTGGAGCGTGCCCACTCCCCAAGCTACCCATGGGAGGTCGCGCGCATGCTGTCGGAGCAAGGCCTGTTCGGCATCGCCTTTTCTCAAGCAGACGGAGGCCAAGGTGGCACCCTGATGCAGGCGGTGTTGGCAATTCAGGAGGTGGCGCTGGTATGCCCCAAGAGCGCCGACATCGTGCAGGCCGGCAACTTCGGTCCGATCCGCACCATGGTGGAGTACGCCACCAACGAACAAAAACAACGCTTCCTTCCTGACTTGCTGGGAGGGCGAAAACTCATCTCGCTGGGCATGACTGAGCCCGATGCGGGTTCTGCGGTGACCGAGTTGCGTACCAGTGCCACAGCCGATGGCGATGGCTACCTCATCAATGGCAGCAAGATCTTCTCGACCCACAGCCCCGAGGCTGAGCTCTTTCTGGTCTACGTGCGATTTGGCCCGGGACTGGAGAACATCGGTTCCGTGTTGATCGAGAAGGGCACGCCGGGCTTCACCGTCGGCAAACCTGCGAGTTTCATGAACGGCGAGCAGTGGAGCCAGTTGTACTTCGAGAACGCACGGGTACCAGCCAGCAACCTGCTGTTGGGCCCAGGGGGATTCAAGAAGCAGATTGCTGGTTTCAATGTGGAGCGCCTGGGCAATGCATCGCGCTCGTTGGCCCTGGGCCGCCACTCATTCAACATTGCACGCGAGCACGCACTAAACCGCAAACAGTTTGGACGACCCTTGTGCGAATTCCAGGGACTGCAGTGGAAGTTCGCCGACATGCACATGCGGTTGGAGCAGGCGCAACTGCTTTTGTACAAGGCAGCGATGGAAGGAGAACATGACCTGCCGAGTGCACAGAGCACGGCCATGGCCAAGCTCGCGTGCAACGAGGCCGGATGGTTCGTGGCCAACGAAGCACTGCAAGTGATGGGCGGCATGGGCTTCAGCCAAGAATCGATCGTCGAGTACTGCGTGCGCCGCATTCGCGGCTGGATGATCGCAGGTGGTTCGATCGAAATGCTCAAGAATCGCATTGCCGAGGGCGTGTTCGAACGCAGCTTTCCGCAACGCGCGCCGAAGGTCGGGTAA
- a CDS encoding SDR family NAD(P)-dependent oxidoreductase, whose translation MDLGMQDKAVLITGGVQGIGLEVARELAHAGARLMLADVNVSAGQAAVAELGARTQVSFVEVDLTQPQSVQAMVEATMKTYGRIDGFVNCAAILDDKTFEESSPADWKRMLDVCLLGPMYCLHALLPIMKTQQSGRIVCFSSDSARGGQARLSYYAAAKAGVTALIKSIAQEMGPSGITANIVSPGATNTPLRMKREEAMRAQMGEEKYQRRVQTVQKMYPLRRIGEPGDIAPMVAFLLSDRAAWMTGQVVSINGGFTMV comes from the coding sequence ATGGATCTTGGAATGCAGGACAAGGCGGTGCTTATCACCGGCGGAGTGCAGGGCATAGGCCTAGAGGTGGCACGTGAGCTGGCGCATGCCGGTGCGCGCCTGATGCTGGCTGACGTCAATGTCAGCGCGGGCCAGGCCGCCGTTGCCGAGCTGGGCGCACGCACCCAGGTTTCATTCGTGGAAGTCGACCTTACGCAACCCCAGTCGGTGCAAGCGATGGTGGAGGCAACGATGAAGACCTACGGTCGCATCGACGGATTCGTCAATTGTGCGGCGATCTTGGATGACAAGACCTTCGAGGAATCGTCTCCTGCAGATTGGAAACGCATGCTCGACGTCTGCCTTCTCGGTCCCATGTACTGTCTGCACGCCCTGCTCCCGATCATGAAAACCCAGCAGTCAGGCCGCATCGTGTGCTTCTCGTCTGACTCGGCCCGCGGCGGACAGGCGCGCCTGTCGTACTACGCGGCCGCCAAAGCTGGCGTGACGGCATTGATCAAGTCGATTGCACAGGAGATGGGGCCCAGTGGCATAACGGCCAACATCGTCTCGCCCGGCGCCACCAACACACCACTTCGCATGAAGCGCGAGGAAGCGATGCGTGCACAAATGGGTGAAGAGAAGTATCAACGCCGCGTGCAGACGGTCCAGAAGATGTACCCGTTGCGGCGCATCGGAGAACCCGGCGACATCGCGCCCATGGTGGCGTTTCTCCTCAGTGACCGCGCGGCCTGGATGACGGGCCAGGTGGTCAGCATCAATGGCGGCTTTACGATGGTGTAA
- a CDS encoding acyl-CoA dehydrogenase family protein: MNFDLTSDQRQLQDAAIRLSEQKLYPWLAKYPKNQPLSKAVMLQIFEVLAEFGLTGARVPEEEGGSGLSTLEYGLAFEQLPPVIALALIAHDGTTSRLCASGATKDFPQLIADLLAGRKIACTASTEPTTGSDPRSIRLRARESDDGAMHFLTGTKQWITNGTIADVAFVTGKSEKDGEFRRYIVEREVSPFHASEIPCVGLQQGHLSELTFDQVAVPRSNAIGSENSTMKTLTQAWLVNRPLLGLLGLRAAERARDVAIEHVKGREQFGALLASKQLIQEALVDIDASIQSARLLCYSALDAADRGASTQALSAMAKRQGVAVAERAASIAMRLCGAMGLATETGVEQHTRDIKMLTIPDGTYEVLTLIAGRDITGHSAL; the protein is encoded by the coding sequence ATGAACTTCGATCTCACTTCTGATCAACGCCAACTCCAGGACGCCGCCATCCGGTTGTCGGAGCAGAAGCTCTATCCGTGGCTGGCCAAATACCCGAAAAACCAGCCACTGTCAAAGGCAGTCATGCTGCAGATCTTCGAGGTGCTGGCCGAATTCGGCCTCACTGGCGCGCGCGTGCCAGAAGAAGAAGGTGGCAGCGGCCTGAGCACGCTGGAGTACGGTCTCGCCTTCGAGCAGTTGCCGCCGGTCATAGCGCTCGCATTGATAGCACACGATGGCACCACCTCACGCCTGTGTGCAAGCGGTGCAACCAAGGATTTTCCGCAACTCATCGCCGACTTGCTCGCGGGCCGCAAGATCGCCTGCACCGCGTCCACCGAGCCGACCACGGGGTCGGACCCGCGAAGTATCCGGTTGCGCGCACGCGAGTCAGACGACGGTGCGATGCATTTTCTGACCGGAACCAAGCAGTGGATCACCAACGGGACGATCGCCGATGTGGCCTTCGTAACGGGGAAATCCGAGAAAGATGGCGAGTTTCGTCGCTACATCGTGGAGCGTGAGGTCTCCCCGTTCCATGCCAGCGAAATCCCCTGCGTAGGGCTGCAGCAAGGTCACCTGAGCGAGCTGACCTTCGACCAAGTCGCAGTACCTCGAAGCAACGCGATCGGCAGCGAAAACAGCACCATGAAGACGCTTACTCAAGCTTGGCTCGTCAATCGACCGCTGCTGGGCTTGTTGGGCCTGCGGGCCGCTGAACGAGCACGCGACGTGGCGATAGAGCATGTCAAAGGGCGCGAGCAATTTGGTGCTTTGCTGGCGAGCAAGCAACTCATCCAGGAGGCACTGGTCGATATCGACGCCTCGATCCAGAGCGCTCGGCTGCTGTGTTACAGCGCGCTCGACGCCGCCGACCGCGGCGCCTCAACGCAGGCCTTGTCGGCCATGGCCAAACGCCAGGGCGTAGCGGTGGCGGAGCGCGCGGCCAGCATAGCGATGAGGTTGTGTGGCGCCATGGGTCTGGCCACCGAGACCGGCGTCGAGCAGCACACCCGCGACATCAAGATGCTCACCATTCCTGATGGAACCTACGAGGTACTGACGCTGATCGCCGGGCGCGACATCACCGGCCACAGCGCGCTCTGA
- a CDS encoding MmgE/PrpD family protein, with protein MVIDELAQFAARQVADGLPPTVSHAAKRALVDWFSALFPGTRIAPAANLMAAHRHELGVGNASLPGLKTTSFPATAAWINGSVSHAVEFDDIFRDAIYHPGCPTVAAALAVAEHLCASGSRLLEAITVGYEISTRIGVAVQPSHYKFFHTTGTVGCFGGAAAAAVLLSPKAEVTAHALASSATFASGLQQAFRSDAMTKALHAGHAAWVGVTSAFGAESGVTGVLDILEGSAGFGAALADGPDWSKATEGLGSRFNIESVTVKNHGCCGHTFASIDGLLALRAQHGFGVNDIESIEISTYGAAVEVAGIREPKSPFECKFSIPYAVAHAAHHGSVRMAAFDIDRIFDVTVRNLMPRIHLRADPELTRRFPGMRAANVQVVLKSGQVLNHFQPHRIGDPEAPLTDEQVSEKFLELASPVISTDGAKKLLDQLWNIDQVRDVRSLRLQLL; from the coding sequence ATGGTGATTGATGAACTCGCGCAATTCGCGGCAAGACAAGTGGCTGACGGCTTGCCACCGACAGTGAGCCACGCGGCCAAGCGTGCGCTGGTGGACTGGTTCTCCGCGCTTTTTCCCGGGACACGCATCGCGCCTGCGGCCAACCTCATGGCCGCGCACCGACATGAACTGGGCGTCGGCAATGCCAGTTTGCCCGGGCTGAAGACCACCTCGTTTCCCGCGACGGCCGCCTGGATCAATGGCAGCGTCTCACACGCCGTGGAATTCGACGACATCTTTCGCGACGCGATCTATCACCCTGGATGTCCCACCGTGGCAGCGGCACTGGCTGTGGCCGAGCACCTCTGCGCATCCGGCTCGCGTTTGCTGGAGGCGATCACGGTGGGTTACGAGATTTCCACCCGCATCGGCGTGGCCGTGCAACCATCGCACTACAAGTTCTTCCACACCACCGGCACGGTGGGGTGCTTTGGCGGCGCGGCCGCGGCCGCGGTGCTGCTCTCACCCAAGGCCGAAGTCACCGCACATGCGCTGGCCAGTTCGGCCACGTTTGCCTCGGGCCTGCAGCAGGCCTTCCGCTCCGACGCGATGACCAAGGCACTGCATGCGGGGCATGCAGCTTGGGTGGGTGTCACGTCTGCATTTGGCGCTGAAAGCGGTGTTACCGGTGTGCTCGACATCCTTGAGGGCTCGGCAGGATTCGGGGCGGCGTTGGCAGATGGCCCCGACTGGTCCAAAGCCACCGAAGGGCTCGGCTCGCGTTTCAACATCGAGAGCGTGACGGTGAAGAACCACGGCTGCTGCGGCCACACCTTCGCCTCCATCGACGGCTTGCTGGCATTGCGCGCGCAGCACGGCTTCGGCGTCAACGACATAGAGTCCATCGAGATCTCGACCTACGGTGCGGCGGTGGAGGTGGCGGGAATTCGTGAGCCGAAGTCGCCGTTCGAATGCAAGTTCAGCATCCCATACGCGGTGGCCCACGCAGCACACCACGGCTCGGTGCGCATGGCGGCTTTTGATATCGACCGCATCTTCGACGTCACGGTGCGGAACCTGATGCCGCGCATCCATTTGCGGGCCGACCCCGAACTCACGAGACGCTTTCCCGGCATGCGCGCGGCAAACGTGCAAGTGGTGCTCAAGAGTGGACAAGTGCTCAATCACTTTCAGCCACATCGGATCGGGGATCCAGAAGCGCCTCTCACGGACGAACAGGTGAGTGAAAAGTTTCTTGAGCTCGCGTCGCCGGTGATTTCTACGGACGGTGCGAAGAAACTGCTCGATCAACTCTGGAATATCGACCAGGTGCGCGACGTGCGCTCGCTGCGATTGCAGTTGCTTTGA